The Malus sylvestris chromosome 14, drMalSylv7.2, whole genome shotgun sequence genome segment tctcatgtgagttcacagaaacaaaaccatgagggcgtggtcgggacccaaaacggacaatattgtgctacggtggagtcgagccggggatgtggtgggggcctgggccgggatgtgacaatttggtatcagagcctaaccctgacCGTGGTGTGCTGACGAGGTCATTGGGccccttaaggggggtggattgtaagatcccacatcgtccaagggagtgatccttatatgtatattttcattcctagctagcacgaggcattttgagagttcactggtttcgggttccatcgaaacttgGAAGTTAAGTGAGTAGTGCACGATAGTACTCCCATgatgagtgacccactgggaagttctcgtatgatttcccagaaataaaatcgtgagggtgtggttgggctcaaagcggacaatatcgtgctatagtAGAGTCGAGCTGGGAATGTGATGGGGgcttgggccgggatgtgacaataggCATAGGCGATGTTTATGACATTCTTATCAGAATTTGTGTGCCTCATGGTGTTCGATAAAATGCTAGAAAGAAAATTGGTGTTTCATACAATGCACATCTTCGCATTTGCTTAATTACACATCTAAATCTTAGATGATTTACATTTGACAATTTGACAAAGCGGGTTGGTCTCTTTGGTCAAACATATACTGCAAGTAAAGTATTTCACAGCTCCACAATGGTTCTTTGGTCACAATTGGACTAAGCGGAGGgtgcttttcattttttttaaaacaaatttttcgtttaaaaaaattgaatcaaacCCAAACCGAATTGaaagaaaccaaaccaaataaaaaataaaaaacaacagaACTGAATAGTcatttcggttcagtttttgGTTTCGGCAAATCGTTGTTTGCAATGACAAAACTGGTGCCGATCTCGTGCTCATGTTACTTTGCACCTCcgtcaattaattaatttcttgcAAGTAGTTCTCCACTACAGTGGTTGGGAGGAATGTTGTTTTGGCATCACAACGTGAGTTTGAACCCAAAACTTCTTAATCTAACATatttatcatttgacaaaacaaattttttatttaattcttgcttttatttttgtaaaatatatttCTTGTTCCCCAAACGAACAGTTTTACACGCAACCgaaaaagaagtaaaaaaagagTAATAATTGGCCTCCAACTTCTTGACTAAATTATTGAAATACAATTTGCATCTCAGAAACACAACACACAAAAGGGCAAAgagggagaagaagagagagatggcgGTGGAATTGGTGGAGCTCTGCATACAAGCCGCCTCTGAAAGCAGAGACAACGTCGAGAAATGGCGGAGGCAGCGACGGAGTCTCGAGCGCTTGCCTCCTCAGCTCGCCGACTCTCTCCTTCGCCGCCTCATCTTCCGCCGCCTCCTCTTCCCTTCCTTACTCGAGTAAGTTTCCCACCttcttttctgtttgtttcccgagaaacCCGTTTCCGAAATCTAACAAAACTGCTGCAAAATTACTTGATTTTAAAGAAATTCGATTTCTTGATGATGTGAATAAAATGGGTTGTGGGGATTTGGTGTAGATTATTCAAAAACACCGTGGAGGAGGTTGATCTGCGAGGGGAGAGCTCCGTTGACGCCGAATGGATTGCATACCTAGGGGCATTTCGGTACTTGCGATCTTTGAACGTTTCTGATTGCCGTAGACTCACTGCCTCTGCTCTTTGGCCTATTACTGGTACAATGCTATTTCTAtaaatttttctaaattttttgacCGAAATTAAAAGAAAGATTGAATTTTTATCATGGGTTTTAACAAGTGCGTACAATTTTACTGGGTTTCTTTTTTAGGGATGGAGAGTTTGAGGGAGTTGGACATTTCGAGATGTCCCAAGGTTACTGATGCTGGGATTAGGCATCTTCTATCAATTACAACTTTGGAAAAGTTGTGCATTTCTGAAACAGGTGTGTCGGCGAATGGGGTTATGCTTCTCGCTTCGCTGAGAAACTTGTCTCTCCTGGACTTGGGTGGTTTGCCTGTTACTGATCAAGCACTGAGTTCTCTTCAGGTAATTCGGTTTTTGGATGCTTACGCACATGTTTTTGATCATTGATTGATAGAAGTTCTTGGTATTGACAATTTATGTCTTTTTCTTAAACTGTATGCTTTTCTTAGGTTGTCACTGAAGTAAAGACATGATTCGTTTTAGCTTGATCTTCAAATTTCTGTTGTATATTTCATGTGGTTTGACAGAATTTGGCCCCTGAGATCTTCGCAGCTGAACTTAATGTGTTCACCTTTGATGCACACTGTTATATCTGCTTGTTGCAGTTCATACATGATTCTTTTCTTTCATTCAATGTTTCGCCATTTCACTCTAAACTTCTGCTTTGTAATATTTTTTCTCAGGTACTTACTAAACTGCAGTACCTTGATCTTTGGGGGAGTAAAATATCTGACACAGGTGCTGCTCTTCTTCAAGCATTTCCCAAGATGAGTTTCCTCAATCTGGCTTGGACCAGTGTGACGAAGTTACCAAATTTGTCATCCCTCGAATGTCTAAACATGAGTAATTGTACAATTAATTCTCTACTTCAGGTGTCATTCACCAGCTTCAATTGTACAATTAGAGCTCCTTTGGCTAAGCTTATTGTTTCTGGAGCTACGTTTGGGGACGAGTTTGAAGCCTTCCATGATATTGAAAAAACTTTTTTGACCTTTTTGGATTTATCCAACTCCTCGCTTCAGAAATTCTACTTCTTATCTCATCTAAATGCTCTGGAACACTTGGATCTCAGCTCAAGTACAATAGGGGATGATTGGCTTGAACTAATTGCACGTATTGGAGTAAATTTGAAATATCTAAATCTTAGCCGCACCAGAGTCAGCTCTGCTGGCGTTGGAGTTGTCACTGGACATGTACCCAATCTTGAGTTCTTGTCAGTATCTCATACATCGGTTGATGATGTTGCCGTTTCATATATTAGCATGATGCCATCTGTGAAATTTATTGACTTGAGCAATACGAACATTAAAGGTATGGTATATTAATGCTAGAGCCGCCCTGGTTTTGTCCAGAACTATGCTGGAGAAATCACTGCATACGGTGAAGTGAACAATTTTCAGCTGCAGGAATTTGTGACATAATtatgtgtttttcttttctcaggTGTCATTCACCAGGTTGAACCCGAGTCAGCTCCAGTTCTCTCGCTGTCAGCACTTCAAAGTCTCCGACACTTAGAAAAGTTGAATTTGAAGGATACGAAAGTTACGGATGCAGCTCTTGACCCTTTAAAGAGCTTCCATGAGTTAACCGATTTAACACTGAAAAGTGCATCTCTTACAGACAACTCGCTTTACCACACATCGTCTATACCAAAGCTCACAAATCTTTGCGTTCATGATGGTGTTCTGACCAATTCCGGGCTCAATTCATATAAACCTCCATCGACCCTAAGAATGATGGACCTGAGTGGTTGTTGGCTCTTAACCGAGGATGCGATCTCATCCTTCTGTAAAGCTCATTCTCAGATTGAATTAAGGCATGAACTTGTTCATATCTCTCCGTCAAAGCAGATTGTTTCTAATAGGCCATCTTCTTCACGATCAAATAGAAAGGCTTCACAGGcaaagcagaagcagaagcaggaAAATGTACCAGTGTTGCCAGGTTTTCTAggtaaaatttatatataaacaTTTTCTTCTGCAGCAGCGTTTATACAAATCATCTAATTGAATTCCTAAATTTTATGAACCAGATCAACGATTGAAGTATAGTAAAGAGGAGCTACTCGCGCTGCAGTACTCATCATTATCTCTTGTGCCGCCTCCTGATGAGGGCGCTGTATTACCTAACACAGAATCGGGTTAAGCTGGAGCCGTTGGCACGATTGCATCCAGATTTTACAACGCATCGCCCTAGT includes the following:
- the LOC126599521 gene encoding uncharacterized protein LOC126599521 isoform X2; protein product: MAVELVELCIQAASESRDNVEKWRRQRRSLERLPPQLADSLLRRLIFRRLLFPSLLELFKNTVEEVDLRGESSVDAEWIAYLGAFRYLRSLNVSDCRRLTASALWPITGMESLRELDISRCPKVTDAGIRHLLSITTLEKLCISETGVSANGVMLLASLRNLSLLDLGGLPVTDQALSSLQVLTKLQYLDLWGSKISDTGAALLQAFPKMSFLNLAWTSVTKLPNLSSLECLNMSNCTINSLLQVSFTSFNCTIRAPLAKLIVSGATFGDEFEAFHDIEKTFLTFLDLSNSSLQKFYFLSHLNALEHLDLSSSTIGDDWLELIARIGVNLKYLNLSRTRVSSAGVGVVTGHVPNLEFLSVSHTSVDDVAVSYISMMPSVKFIDLSNTNIKGVIHQVEPESAPVLSLSALQSLRHLEKLNLKDTKVTDAALDPLKSFHELTDLTLKSASLTDNSLYHTSSIPKLTNLCVHDGVLTNSGLNSYKPPSTLRMMDLSGCWLLTEDAISSFCKAHSQIELRHELVHISPSKQIVSNRPSSSRSNRKASQAKQKQKQENVPVLPGFLDQRLKYSKEELLALQYSSLSLLEPLARLHPDFTTHRPSSCLPW
- the LOC126599521 gene encoding uncharacterized protein LOC126599521 isoform X1, with the translated sequence MAVELVELCIQAASESRDNVEKWRRQRRSLERLPPQLADSLLRRLIFRRLLFPSLLELFKNTVEEVDLRGESSVDAEWIAYLGAFRYLRSLNVSDCRRLTASALWPITGMESLRELDISRCPKVTDAGIRHLLSITTLEKLCISETGVSANGVMLLASLRNLSLLDLGGLPVTDQALSSLQVLTKLQYLDLWGSKISDTGAALLQAFPKMSFLNLAWTSVTKLPNLSSLECLNMSNCTINSLLQVSFTSFNCTIRAPLAKLIVSGATFGDEFEAFHDIEKTFLTFLDLSNSSLQKFYFLSHLNALEHLDLSSSTIGDDWLELIARIGVNLKYLNLSRTRVSSAGVGVVTGHVPNLEFLSVSHTSVDDVAVSYISMMPSVKFIDLSNTNIKGVIHQVEPESAPVLSLSALQSLRHLEKLNLKDTKVTDAALDPLKSFHELTDLTLKSASLTDNSLYHTSSIPKLTNLCVHDGVLTNSGLNSYKPPSTLRMMDLSGCWLLTEDAISSFCKAHSQIELRHELVHISPSKQIVSNRPSSSRSNRKASQAKQKQKQENVPVLPGFLDQRLKYSKEELLALQYSSLSLVPPPDEGAVLPNTESG